The following nucleotide sequence is from Trifolium pratense cultivar HEN17-A07 linkage group LG2, ARS_RC_1.1, whole genome shotgun sequence.
ctcactaaaataataaaagccaattaataaataaaatacatttaataaaatatacgattacgaaaaacgggtcgttacatggtcccttaaagacattttagatttcacaatggtcccttaaagaaaaaaagtccagattggtcccttaaagacacatctggttatcaattggtcctttccgtcgattttatacaaaaaacgttagttttagttgactggaTTGTGGATgccattaagtgtaagtggtccaccaaaaaccttattaatttttaaaattttaaccattgaaattttttgttatatttggagttaaaatttaacggaaaggatcaatatgacaaacatatatgtctttaagggaccaatccggacgtttttttctttaagtgaCCAATCCgagcttttttttcttttaagagaccattgtgaaacctaaaatgtctttaagggaccaatagactaattaagcctaattaTTTACTCCTTAAAGTGGACGTTTCTCTCTACACATTGAAACTTTGTtgaaaaaaatcaaaccaaaatttGGTAAAGCAATAAAGCAATGAAACCGTTTGTGTTACGTTTATCACTCATAATTTTCATTCCTCTCACTCTCTCCATCTTGTTTTTGATTCTTATGCCAAAGGAAACTGCAATGTCAAAAACCTATGAAGTATTTGGAGTGACGATACAcaaaaatccatcaaaatccaaaCTCACTCAGCTTGGAGTTTCAACTTGGCCTAAGTAATTTCCTTGTTCTTAAGACTTtgcttttcaatttttatcatttatgcTTTTGCTTGCTTTTTTACTGATCCTAGTTCTGTGTTTCTTTTAAAGTTTCAAGCTTTTTTGCATCACAAATTTTgggtcctttttataaaaaatataataattgggatttttttttttttgacgaaataatTTGGGACTTTATCATGTTTGTGTATGTGTTTTACACTCATTATTTATTGTGGGGGTGGtaatagcattttttttcttctcttaaaCCCTTACTTTTAGGTTGTTTGGGAGGTTTATGTTGTAATTTAGATGGCTAGTACAggtctgtttggattagcttatttttgagcttatgcaaacagcttattcaatataaattaagtttgatactattttataagttgatactagtgaaaattgtatttttataagctattttatcgtacactaccttgacaaacttataataatacataaaaattgcatgagctgtttacataagctcaaaaataagctaatccaacgGGCCCTAAGTTTTTTCTGTTCAAGCTTAAGGATCCTTGAAAAGGTAGTGTTTGGAGGCTAATTTCTCCACTCCAACATTAGCTCAGGAATATTAATCTGGAAAAACCATTTAACCATAAAAGTCTACCTGTTCATACCAACGTTTTGAAAACCGGACTTACCTGGCTGGTTCAAACGGTTTGGAAGTTGGTTTGATACTGGTTACATTGTAGTTGGTTGCcgagtttatttttttatttttccttttaatacttttttttatttatctatatgTCATCCGGTTCAACCATGGTTAAACCAATTGACCTGTGACTTTAGAGGTCTTATCGGTTCGATCTCTGgtctgatttttaaaacattgtccATACACGTGCTTCCAGATAATTTGTGTTGTCCGGATGCGCACTTCTAGAAACATGGAGTTACATAGTAGCGAATGCGGGGAGAAAAGCTCCCTAGTGCTTATATTATGCCTGGTCCTTAGGTGGTAGTAAAGGGTGCGCTTGAGATCAGTGTGGTTCAATTTCCTACTTTTTGATGCTCAATGATGCATTGTAGAACTGAAACTAATTGAATCCTCTGAAATACACTTTAACGAAATGCAGAATTTCCCTTTGTTTTTCTACTTTTATCAACGACCCGAATTCCCTGCAGTCACGCAGTTATGCAACCAAGAAATCTTGACCAGGGGACGATGATAAGACTGTGTGTTTTCTGACTTTACCAAATCAACTTTAAAATATATCACGGACTGCGAACTGTTTGATCATCATCTAACGATTAAGATTCAGAATCGCGTGATTGCAAAGAATCCAAATCCTTTGTCACCGCTTACGAGTGAAGCCATGACAGTATGCTACCGAGTTAGGGAACTATTGTTCGGTAAACTATCATTGAATGCCATGTTTGATAGTGGATGTGCAGTCCATATCAGGGAATTCCAAAGTATCCTGAAGGACATTTGCATGTACCCTATTGCATCTAGTTTTGCAAACTGGTAGGGGCAAATCGAACCTAGACAAATATGCGCTTGCACATGCCAAATAACCATAAACCGGTTTGAACCTAAGTCACAATCCGTGTATATTTATTAAACTCTTAATTATGTTAGATTTGCATTTGTTTTTGTAGGTTTATACATTACCTTCCgaatgtttcttttcttttttgtgcttcAATTCTACGCCatcttttcatatttcattcTATCTTAAATTACTTTGACATAAGAATCTGAACATTTAACAGGTGGGAAGGCGGTCCATTAAAAATTCCATGGTCctttaaagaagaagaaacaatgTATCTACTTGAAGGAAAAGTTAAGGTTAGTGTTGAAGTTAAAGGTGCAGTTGGATCTTTTGAAATTGGAGGTGGTGATTTAGTTGTTTTCCCTAAAGGAATGAACATTACATGGGAAGTAACTGAACCTGTGAAGAAACATTATAGCTTGAAAAAAGAATGAGATTAAGCCTTTTTACTCTTGTGGCCTAATTATGCTatgtatgaatattattaaGTGATTATCACATACTATGGCTATATAGTTGCTATAGAGATGAACCTAACTATTCACTAATGTGGATTAGATTATATCTTTGATTTGGAAGTAATTTGTAATCAGTATGTTCATGGTGATTGTGTTTATATTATGCTAATAGAATCTGTTAAATTATCAGTTGGAGTTAGAGTTGCTATCTGTCAATATCATTAAATGCCAAAAAAAGCTTAAATATGTTGTTGTGTGTTTCCTTTGGATCCCAGGGAAAGGGTGCcctggtaatccagagttcaacACAGAGGTAAATAAATTCCGACAAAAAAGTGTTCCTCTCAAGTTGAAGAGAattaaaatcactatttttgttaaatatagATTAAAAGCCTATAAATCCTTTCTTCAAAAAAAGCATAACAGAAGTATTTGTTTGTCTATCAGCTTTCAATAAGAATAGGTTGAACATAAGTTATGGTAGAAAATAAAGGTGATAATTTGCTTATGACAATTTCAACTCTAAAAAAGCATTTGAAATTTgacaaactaattttttcttattataataTCCTTAACAATATACATTTGTTACATTGTTCAAAGAAAGAGTATAACCATAATTGATGAACACAAGTTCAAAATAGGGAAGAAGGAATGAGTATAACCATTgacttcaaataaaaaaatgattacaTTCATAATTCCtcaaaaacaattgaaaatcTGTATAATGTGCTGCCTAAATTAGCAATGCTACACTACacctttcttttttattttcttttgctttttctTATTTCCTTCCTATTCAGTGAGAACTTAGACCAATAACTATTCTGTTATACAATGGATAATTACATCAAATTTTCTGTTAATGTCATTTTTACAAATAACAATGATAAATTATACACTAAATATGGTAACTATAATGTTACATGCTCATGGCTCTTGATGAAATATCTGAATCCCTTTCTTGTGACTCTGATTCAGCTACTTCAACACTCACCTACAAAAGATTAACCAAAAATGGTCAAAAATCAATATTACCAATTAATAGACAATAGTATATCCTGTCCAACAGTCCTAGTTCAACTGGCAACTGGCAAAAAAAGGCAAAATTGTTAGGCAGCGGACGccatgatcggggttcgaaccctggttCTTCCACTTATGTGTGTGGGTTtataatgactttgtcatttcgtctatctaccaaaacaaaacaaaaaagacaaTAGTACACCCTCATATTAGCTCAAAACTATTGTAAATAAAGAAAATCGAAATGCTAGCAATACATGGATCCATGTTGCAACTCGTGCATCCATGTAGCAACTCAGATTGCCGGGGGATACTCGCGTATGAATGTGTGGTTGCCCATAAACAAGGGATTTTCAATGGCCTCAGAAAGGAATCGAATTGAACCCTCACCCATGTAAAACGTGAGAGTAAATCCTCGGATCCTTAACCGCTTGTCCTCATTGACGATAGGCTTTATAATAACCAATCcgaaaatataaaacaaatgcATTAACCTTGAAGAAAGATTATACCTCTGAATCCTTTGCCTTAGCTAGGTACTGCTCCAAAGCACCATCTCCGCGAAGAATTTTCCCTCCACATCCAGGAGCCGTTAGTGATCCTACTGATTCTTCATCAACAACGACGGCATCAATGCGGTCACTTCCTGTCTTAATATCCGGAATCTGGCGCACACATAAGCATTGCACATATTAATATAAAACCACATAGATTGACGACAGTTTGTGAAAAATAGAGATAGATCAATACCTCAAACATGGCATCAGTTAAAATGTTTTCTATTAGGGCTCTTAAACCCCTGGCACCAGTATTTTTGGCCATTGCTTTCTTTGCTATCAGTCTCAGAGCTTTCTCTGTGAAGTGTAGCTTTACCTGAGGTGCACAAGTAAAATTTCAGACTAATTGAAAACATGTGAGAACATACACAAACAAGCGGATTTGCTTACATTATTCATGCTAACTAATTTCTTGTACTGTTTACCAAGAGCATGTTTTGGTTCTGTGAGGACCTGCAAGcccaacaaatattttcattgtTATATATTTACTCCAAATCAGAATCTAAAATAAGCAAATAGTAACTATTAGTCTTCCTCAGCAAGGACAAAATTAAGTATTCCACATTGATAGAGTTCTATAGatttgagaaaaagaaaacGAGAATTCTAATATTCTTTCTGATGAAAAATGATTTCATTGTGTACAGTTGCAACTAACTAATGCAACCGTTTGTAACTAGCATTACAGCATAATAAGAAAGTGACCGAAAAGAATAATCTTCGGAGGCAGCAAGCAAGCAGAATTAATGCTTGGAACACTAGGTTGTTTAGAGAAATCTAAGAGATATGATAAGATCAAAGGCAGTATAAACAGTGAAGGAATACCTGCATAAGTTGCGCTTCGGTTAAGGCTGACAAGCTAACTAAGATGGGGAATCGTCCGATAAATTCTGGTATGAGGCCATATGCAATAAGATCAGAACTTTCCACCTGAAAATTATTAACGCAGCGTTTTATAAACATCCAGAGTTTCTAAGTTCTCAGCTATAACAATCCCCTACAAGGACACAAAACTGACACTGACACATGAACACAGATAATAAAATGAGATATTAGAGTAATTTAATGTAACCATGTGTGTCGGTTAACGGATACGCCTAGTGCTACATCTATGTTCTTTTTGTGTTAGAGGATTTGATAAAGCACACAGCACCTCAGTAGCTTGAGAATGCTACTTATTAGCTTCAATTGCTTAAACTATTAATATATTTTCCTATCTATTTTGATTTATAatgattaaaacaaaaaagtgtGAATAAAATTTCAGCTAATAAGAGACAGTTTCTCACCGATTCAAGTAAAGATGATGCTACTGCAGAATCTATTATTCTACTAGATCTCATGTTGGCACGAACTGGTGCTCCAAAACCAATAGA
It contains:
- the LOC123911517 gene encoding uncharacterized protein LOC123911517 codes for the protein MKPFVLRLSLIIFIPLTLSILFLILMPKETAMSKTYEVFGVTIHKNPSKSKLTQLGVSTWPKWEGGPLKIPWSFKEEETMYLLEGKVKVSVEVKGAVGSFEIGGGDLVVFPKGMNITWEVTEPVKKHYSLKKE